Below is a window of Candidatus Nitrosotenuis uzonensis DNA.
TAGTGATAACGTACCCTCTCTTAGCCCCTGTGCGCTAACCACAATTTGTTCGAATTTGAGTTTATTCATAAGTGAGTCTATCACACAAGACCCAGCAGCTATCGTTTCGGCTCTGCCGTTGCTAATTGAGCTAATTTTGGTAATCTTTTCTGGTTTTAGGAGCGCAAATTTGGAGCTGATCAAGTGAACCGATTTTGCCGACAGTCTGTAATTATGAATCTTGTTCAGAGGATAGTTTGTAATATCTTGGTGGTATTTTGCCATGGAGCGTAATGTCCCTCCGACTCCGACCAGAACACAATCGTTTGCAAGCTGCATGTCCTTTCTTGATGGAATCATATCCCATATGTGAGATTTCATCTTTGCAAGATTTTTCTCTGAGATGGCACCGGAACCGTCGGAAAATTCTTGCATTAGCCTGAGTGTTCCAAGCGGGAGGGAGATTATTTTTTTTATCTTAAAACGATCCGAGGATACAAGCTCAAGACTGCCACCGCCTATATCAAAAAACAATACTGAAGGTAATCGTAGGGCTCGGATTGCTCCGGCGTGAGAGTATAACGCCTCTTCCTCTTCTGATAGCACCCTGAATCTAAACCCAGTTTCAAAATGAACCTGCTTTAGGAAATCATCTCGGTTTGCCGCCTCCCGGACTGCACTGGTGGCAACTGGCAGTACGTGTTTTATTGACTGTACATTAATTATATCGCGAAACAGCTTGAGTGCGTCGATTGTGCGTCTAATGGGGATTTCTTTTAGATTTCCCGTTTCTGTAATCCCCTCTCCAAGCTTTACTGTAACTGCCTCGTGTTGGTATGCCTGATACGAATTATCTGGATTTACATTAAAGTTGACCAGCTTGACCGAATTTGATCCCAAATCGATTACTGATATTTTTTGCATCTTGTAATATGACACCTTTTCATTATTGGGTTCTTATGTGTGTAAACTGAACAAAAAGTGACTCATTTGCTGATTTTTCTTATTACCTTTGGCGTTAGCAACCATTCTAGATTTCCGGAAAGTCTAGGTCGCAAAGAACTCGTCTTTATTTTTGCAATTCCTCCAGTTTTTAATGAAACAGAACCATGTACTGAGCCGGTAATGTAACAGATCAAATCAACAAGAAGTGGACTATGACCTACTAGCAATATAGTTGAGTTTTCTTTTTGTTCCGACAAAATTTTAGCAATTTGTTCCACATTACCTTCTGGTTTCAATTCATTGACTTCTACAATTCTTACTTTTTGTGATTTTATTGCAATCTCGGCAGTTTGTTTTGCACGTGTTAGTGGACTGGAAAACACACGATCAAACATTATTCCAAAGACTGACAACATCTTGGCGATATACTCGGATTCTTTTACCCCAACATCGGAAATTGGTCTTTTGAAATCATCCATCACTTTTGTACTCGTGTTGGCATCTCCATGTCTGAGAATGAAAATATTCATCTTCGACAAATCCTGATTCTACTTCCACTAATTAATCTGTTTAAATCCAATCATATCACCATTGACGCACTGGAGAATCCAAAACAGTTGCTGTGGCTACTATATTGAACAACACCGCAACATTTCTTACACATCTTCATGAGAATCTTTCTGCATTCTGTACATCTTGCGTAGTCAATCAAGCTCCCACCACATTTTCTACAACTCTCATCTGGCATGTCCTGACTGGAGCAAAAAACGTAATGATTCTGTTGATAATAGATTTCTGATACATACGTAAACTCAATACTGCTACTGTTGGAATCACGTACCGTCCAAAAGACCAATTCCAGCATTCTCTTTTATGAGAAACTGCTCTGTTATCTTGTGTTTTCCTGTAACAATATAGTTTATTGCATCACTCATGAACATAGCATGATCTGCAATCCTTTCAAGATAACGCAAAACCAAGGCTTCTGCCAAGGCGCATTTGGTGTTTTTTGAATTTATAAGCATAGGCAGCCTTTCCTTGTACAACCTATCTACAAAGTCCTCATTTTTTTGCATGGTCACTGACTTGCGTATATCAAGATCTGCAAAGTACATGACTGCATCCTTTATCATGGTCTTCACCTTTTCTGAAACCTCAATAAGCCAGCTCTTATCGCATTCTGATATGTCGCCATAAATGTCACGCACTAGTGTGATATCGTAGGCGTATCTGCCGAATCTTGAAAAACCGTATGATATCTCTATTGAAGATCTGATTAGTCTGAAATCATCAGCTACTGGTTGGTATTTTAATAGCATTTCGAATGTCAGATCTGCTACCTGAAAGTATTTTTTGTTGATCTCGTTTGAGATATCGTGAACCTGTGACGCAGTATTCTTTCCATACAAATACGACTCTATTGCCAACATGATGGACTGTACTGAAAGATCTCCCATCTCGGACATGAGGGAGGAGAGCTGTTTTAATGAAGGATCTATTAGTCTGGTCATATTATCCGAACTGGCCCTGTACGTATTTTGCCGTCAATTCGTTCTTTGGTTGAGTGAAAATCTTTTTTGTCTCATCAAACTCTATGAGATCTCCAAGATACATGAATGCGGTATAGTCGGAAACGCGTACTGCCTGTTGCATGTTGTGCGTTACTATAATTACGGTAAACTCTTTTGCTAATGCAGTTATCGTCTCTTCGATCTTCTGGGTCGCAATAGGATCAAGAGCTGACGCGGGTTCGTCCATGAGTAGAACTTCAGGCTGTATCGCGAGGGCACGGGCAATAC
It encodes the following:
- a CDS encoding Ppx/GppA phosphatase family protein; this translates as MQKISVIDLGSNSVKLVNFNVNPDNSYQAYQHEAVTVKLGEGITETGNLKEIPIRRTIDALKLFRDIINVQSIKHVLPVATSAVREAANRDDFLKQVHFETGFRFRVLSEEEEALYSHAGAIRALRLPSVLFFDIGGGSLELVSSDRFKIKKIISLPLGTLRLMQEFSDGSGAISEKNLAKMKSHIWDMIPSRKDMQLANDCVLVGVGGTLRSMAKYHQDITNYPLNKIHNYRLSAKSVHLISSKFALLKPEKITKISSISNGRAETIAAGSCVIDSLMNKLKFEQIVVSAQGLREGTLSLSLEYPKEFSVGRIEQEHIQNSIRYSYESDVIPQHMEDIVRFLISSNMITEQERLILAHSLRHISGSYMLQNITNFLSFGMDVDSKLDHRDQLVSVLSTIYSKKKKRLDKIFDRFDSILQQSDKKSIKKIASLILLSEVLGKSETRMKTKMLDNAISMKIYPVTSSFPNILFKDVCEKISDAFDIDISYSIIHNSKYSTSQTVQSL
- the sixA gene encoding phosphohistidine phosphatase SixA; the protein is MNIFILRHGDANTSTKVMDDFKRPISDVGVKESEYIAKMLSVFGIMFDRVFSSPLTRAKQTAEIAIKSQKVRIVEVNELKPEGNVEQIAKILSEQKENSTILLVGHSPLLVDLICYITGSVHGSVSLKTGGIAKIKTSSLRPRLSGNLEWLLTPKVIRKISK
- a CDS encoding phosphate signaling complex PhoU family protein, whose translation is MTRLIDPSLKQLSSLMSEMGDLSVQSIMLAIESYLYGKNTASQVHDISNEINKKYFQVADLTFEMLLKYQPVADDFRLIRSSIEISYGFSRFGRYAYDITLVRDIYGDISECDKSWLIEVSEKVKTMIKDAVMYFADLDIRKSVTMQKNEDFVDRLYKERLPMLINSKNTKCALAEALVLRYLERIADHAMFMSDAINYIVTGKHKITEQFLIKENAGIGLLDGT